A genomic window from Algoriphagus sp. Y33 includes:
- a CDS encoding NIPSNAP family protein: MKKLMLTMFALLFAFSGFSQQLIGSNSTYFEIRKYYANEGKLPDLIKRFEEHTMALFEKNGMENIAYFIPVDNTDNSLTYILGYPDEKSRDRTWEKFSNDPEWKKAKKESEVNGGLVKSVDQTFMKLAKGLNDTQKPREGGVFQLRTYTCFDGRLDNLITRFRNHTQDLFEKQGLRNYPYWITVEKDGSQSKLVYLLADKDQASFERNFQNFIKDPAWVKARNASESDGKIVEKVDAVFFKPLPFSPLK, translated from the coding sequence ATGAAAAAATTAATGCTAACCATGTTTGCCTTACTCTTCGCCTTTTCAGGCTTTTCGCAACAACTAATTGGAAGTAATTCTACCTATTTTGAAATACGAAAGTACTACGCCAATGAAGGCAAACTTCCGGATTTGATCAAGCGCTTTGAGGAGCACACGATGGCTCTTTTTGAGAAAAACGGCATGGAAAATATAGCCTATTTTATTCCTGTAGACAATACGGATAATTCCCTGACTTATATTCTCGGCTATCCTGATGAAAAATCCCGTGATCGTACGTGGGAGAAATTTTCAAATGACCCCGAATGGAAGAAAGCAAAGAAAGAATCCGAAGTGAATGGCGGATTGGTAAAAAGTGTGGATCAGACTTTTATGAAATTGGCAAAGGGATTGAATGATACTCAAAAGCCACGGGAGGGTGGTGTTTTTCAATTGAGGACCTATACCTGCTTTGATGGCAGACTGGACAATCTAATCACACGCTTCAGGAATCATACACAGGATCTTTTCGAAAAACAGGGATTAAGAAATTACCCCTATTGGATAACTGTTGAGAAGGATGGAAGCCAGTCAAAGCTGGTTTATCTCTTGGCAGATAAGGACCAGGCCTCTTTTGAAAGGAATTTTCAGAATTTCATCAAAGATCCCGCCTGGGTAAAAGCCCGTAATGCATCTGAGTCAGATGGTAAGATTGTAGAAAAGGTAGATGCAGTGTTTTTTAAGCCCCTGCCTTTTTCACCCCTAAAGTAA
- a CDS encoding sugar isomerase, translating to MRITDDQLASFSSTDFHARSLDLLRERFSNQRIDFEQVIRKIQEFQIAIPSAALGNGRTGNKRFRTGGEPRNLNEKLEDIGLLQQLTCKTNSVSVYIPWDMPEDYSEVKDLANELNLEFDTMNSTSSQDQNQKEYAKLGSLGNPNISIRQEAIAHNEDVINIGKKLGSKGLTVWMADGSNFPGQAKFRSTLGWTEESLREIYEYMPSDWDLMLEYKPYEPNCYHTVVPDWGTSSMLAKRLGSRAKVLVDLGYHLPKTNIEQIVATLMYQNLLAGFHFNDSKYGDDDMNPGSIKPYQLFLIFCELISGDQDGAQDWDSISWMIDASYNTQDPLVDLIQALEAITIAYTKALLVDRIKLHECQKNGEGSQAQEILQMAYLTDVRPLVCEARVRAGGAAEPLEAYRILMIRNKLVHERGRKSYNSMV from the coding sequence ATGAGAATTACAGACGATCAACTAGCGTCATTTTCTTCCACAGACTTTCATGCACGCTCACTAGATCTTTTGCGTGAGCGATTTTCAAATCAACGTATAGATTTTGAGCAAGTCATCCGCAAGATCCAAGAGTTTCAAATTGCTATTCCCAGTGCGGCGTTGGGAAATGGCAGGACTGGCAACAAAAGATTCAGAACAGGGGGAGAACCCAGAAATCTCAATGAAAAATTAGAAGATATAGGGCTTTTGCAGCAATTGACCTGCAAGACAAACTCTGTTTCAGTCTATATTCCATGGGATATGCCGGAGGATTATTCTGAGGTAAAAGATTTGGCAAATGAGTTAAATCTGGAGTTTGACACGATGAACAGCACAAGTTCACAGGATCAAAATCAAAAGGAGTATGCAAAGTTGGGTTCCTTGGGTAACCCTAATATATCTATTCGGCAAGAGGCCATTGCCCATAACGAAGATGTGATCAATATCGGAAAAAAGCTTGGGAGCAAGGGGCTGACGGTCTGGATGGCTGACGGGAGTAATTTTCCCGGTCAAGCCAAATTCAGAAGTACACTGGGATGGACGGAGGAGTCGCTTCGTGAAATCTATGAGTACATGCCTTCGGACTGGGATTTGATGCTGGAGTACAAGCCTTACGAACCGAATTGTTACCATACTGTGGTGCCGGACTGGGGGACTTCCTCCATGCTTGCCAAGAGATTGGGCTCACGGGCCAAGGTGCTGGTGGACCTGGGATATCACCTTCCCAAAACCAATATTGAACAGATCGTAGCAACCCTGATGTATCAAAATCTTCTTGCAGGCTTTCATTTTAATGACAGCAAATACGGTGACGATGATATGAACCCCGGTAGTATTAAGCCTTATCAGTTGTTTTTGATTTTTTGCGAATTGATTAGCGGAGACCAGGATGGTGCTCAGGACTGGGACAGTATTTCTTGGATGATCGATGCCAGTTACAATACTCAGGATCCTTTGGTCGATTTAATTCAGGCATTGGAAGCGATTACGATTGCTTATACTAAAGCACTGCTTGTAGATAGAATAAAACTCCATGAATGTCAAAAAAACGGGGAAGGTTCTCAAGCTCAGGAAATTTTACAAATGGCTTATTTGACTGATGTTAGACCTTTGGTATGCGAAGCCAGAGTGCGTGCAGGCGGTGCAGCAGAGCCGCTGGAGGCTTACAGGATTTTGATGATCCGTAATAAATTGGTTCATGAGCGAGGACGAAAATCATATAATTCAATGGTTTAG
- a CDS encoding SMP-30/gluconolactonase/LRE family protein, with protein MRNSTGLIFLAITLACANPKSSTVGVLTSSYETTGSVEILHSELNSLIPEGTEIEILASGFEWSEGPLWLAGQNALLFSDVPTNKVWKWTEKDSLSLFLEPSGYLGRETNKKEPGANGLALDGDGNLILCQHGERRIAKMKSPLSAPHSDFTVLVSDYKGKSFNSPNDLVYNKSGQLFFTDPPYGLDDWNPKELDFQGVYRLDVDGSLSLLLDSLSRPNGIGLSPDQKTLYIAQSDAKKARYYAFDLDENGDVVGGRVLLDATAEVGKENPGLPDGLTVHSSGTLFASGPGGIWVISSEGKHLGTIRTGQGTSNCTFDGNETYLYMTADAYLMRIRMD; from the coding sequence ATGAGAAATTCAACCGGCTTGATTTTTTTAGCAATCACTTTAGCTTGTGCCAATCCCAAAAGCTCTACAGTGGGGGTATTGACATCCTCTTACGAGACCACAGGTTCTGTAGAAATATTACATTCTGAGCTGAATTCATTAATTCCCGAAGGTACTGAAATTGAGATTTTGGCTTCAGGCTTTGAATGGTCAGAAGGGCCTCTTTGGCTTGCTGGCCAAAATGCACTATTGTTCTCAGATGTTCCTACCAATAAAGTGTGGAAATGGACAGAGAAGGATAGTTTGAGTTTATTCCTCGAGCCCTCAGGGTACTTGGGGAGGGAAACAAATAAGAAAGAGCCTGGGGCAAACGGCTTGGCATTGGACGGAGATGGGAATTTGATTCTTTGCCAGCATGGAGAAAGAAGAATCGCAAAAATGAAATCTCCGCTCTCTGCACCACATTCTGATTTTACCGTATTGGTGTCGGATTATAAAGGAAAAAGCTTCAATAGTCCAAATGACTTGGTTTATAACAAATCAGGTCAGTTGTTTTTCACGGATCCCCCTTATGGTTTGGACGATTGGAATCCAAAAGAGTTGGACTTTCAAGGCGTGTATCGGTTGGATGTAGATGGAAGTCTTAGTCTGCTACTGGATAGTCTGAGTCGTCCAAACGGAATAGGACTTAGCCCGGATCAGAAAACACTATATATCGCTCAGTCTGATGCCAAGAAGGCTAGGTATTATGCGTTTGATTTGGATGAGAACGGGGATGTGGTGGGAGGTAGGGTTTTATTGGACGCTACCGCGGAAGTGGGTAAAGAGAATCCGGGGTTGCCTGACGGCCTGACGGTCCACAGTTCGGGGACACTGTTCGCATCCGGACCAGGGGGGATTTGGGTGATCAGTTCCGAAGGAAAACATCTGGGAACAATCCGTACCGGTCAGGGAACTTCAAATTGTACGTTTGATGGTAACGAAACCTATTTGTACATGACAGCGGATGCCTATTTGATGCGGATCAGGATGGACTGA
- a CDS encoding GNAT family N-acetyltransferase, with amino-acid sequence MITLTQSKSKADLQGIIDLQKANLSTQISIDEKESQGFVFVRHSLEDLAKLNAIEAHIIARDGNYIAAYILAMTKASKADIPQLVPMFYQFDEIEYMGKKVSGYNYIAVGQVCIGKSYRGGGLFDKCYEKYKEVFEEKYDFAITEISTSNLRSIRAHLRIGFEVIHTFHDNVEEWNIVIWDWMKKS; translated from the coding sequence ATGATCACACTCACTCAAAGTAAATCAAAAGCAGATTTACAGGGAATCATTGATCTTCAAAAAGCCAATCTAAGCACACAGATTTCTATTGATGAAAAAGAATCACAGGGCTTTGTATTCGTCAGGCATTCATTGGAAGATCTCGCAAAACTAAATGCTATAGAAGCACACATCATTGCTCGGGATGGAAATTATATTGCCGCATATATTCTGGCGATGACCAAAGCTTCCAAAGCCGATATCCCCCAACTTGTGCCCATGTTTTACCAATTCGATGAAATCGAATATATGGGCAAAAAAGTAAGCGGGTACAACTACATTGCGGTGGGTCAGGTCTGTATCGGGAAATCTTATCGGGGCGGAGGACTTTTTGATAAATGTTATGAAAAATATAAGGAAGTATTTGAAGAAAAATATGATTTCGCAATCACGGAAATTTCCACTTCGAATCTCCGTTCAATCCGGGCCCACCTTCGCATCGGTTTTGAGGTAATTCATACCTTTCATGATAATGTGGAAGAATGGAATATCGTGATCTGGGATTGGATGAAAAAAAGTTAA
- a CDS encoding arylsulfatase: MLKHYGIPFFLLLLFSSPALISCDSEEKKLVEVQKKTNIIFILADDLGYGDLGFLGQCYIETPNIDRLANEGMFFTNHYSGTTVCAPSRSSFLTGLHTGHTPIRGNLQVGSEGQYPMPDSVSSIAKVMQRAGYRTGAFGKWGLGFVGNTGDPNQQGFERFYGYYSQSYAHRYYPAYLWDNGKKVVLDGNDWMEKKVYAPDLIQQETISFIEKYKDDPFFLFMPIIMPHAELAAPDDEIFQKYRSKFGDEIPHQEGLGTEYGPDIKISAYQSQAYPHATFAAMVERIDVYVGEVVSKLEELDLAENTMIIFASDNGAHQEGGADPDFFESNGPYRGYKRDLYEGGVRTPMIAWWPGRIQAGSQSDHISAFWDLLPTFADLAGADTPEDVDGISFLPALLQQKDQKEHEYLYWEFHERGGKQAVRRGKWKAIKLGVFGNDEPVLELYDLSVDIGEDNNIAAQNPAKVKELEVLMDSAHRPNPVFGLFPSERKQGD; this comes from the coding sequence ATGTTAAAACACTATGGCATACCCTTTTTTTTACTTTTACTTTTTTCTTCACCAGCATTAATCAGTTGTGATTCCGAGGAGAAAAAGTTGGTAGAAGTACAGAAAAAGACAAATATCATTTTTATCCTTGCGGATGATCTGGGGTATGGAGATCTTGGATTTTTAGGGCAGTGCTACATAGAGACACCCAATATAGACCGCTTGGCGAATGAAGGAATGTTTTTCACTAATCATTATTCAGGAACCACCGTATGTGCACCTTCTAGGTCATCTTTTTTGACAGGGTTGCATACAGGCCATACGCCAATTCGCGGGAATCTCCAAGTAGGATCCGAAGGGCAGTACCCCATGCCTGACTCCGTCTCTTCTATTGCCAAGGTGATGCAGCGTGCAGGCTACAGGACCGGTGCTTTTGGAAAATGGGGACTTGGATTTGTCGGGAACACCGGAGATCCGAATCAGCAGGGTTTTGAGCGGTTTTATGGCTATTACAGCCAAAGTTATGCGCATCGTTACTATCCTGCATACCTTTGGGACAATGGGAAAAAAGTGGTTTTGGATGGAAATGACTGGATGGAAAAGAAAGTTTATGCACCGGATCTGATACAGCAAGAGACAATCTCATTTATTGAAAAATATAAGGACGATCCCTTCTTCTTATTTATGCCTATCATAATGCCGCATGCGGAACTTGCGGCTCCAGACGATGAGATTTTCCAAAAATATAGATCCAAATTCGGAGATGAAATACCGCATCAGGAAGGACTAGGAACTGAATATGGGCCTGACATCAAAATATCTGCCTATCAGTCGCAGGCTTATCCACACGCCACTTTTGCCGCAATGGTAGAGAGGATCGATGTGTATGTGGGTGAGGTGGTATCGAAACTGGAAGAATTGGATTTGGCTGAAAATACGATGATTATCTTTGCGTCAGATAATGGGGCTCATCAGGAAGGTGGGGCTGATCCTGATTTTTTTGAAAGCAATGGACCTTATAGAGGTTATAAACGGGACTTGTATGAAGGCGGTGTGCGTACTCCGATGATTGCTTGGTGGCCGGGCAGGATTCAAGCAGGGTCACAAAGTGATCATATTTCAGCTTTTTGGGACTTATTACCAACTTTTGCTGATTTAGCCGGTGCTGATACTCCGGAAGATGTTGACGGTATTTCGTTTTTGCCGGCGCTCTTACAGCAAAAGGATCAGAAAGAGCACGAATATTTGTATTGGGAATTTCACGAGCGGGGAGGAAAGCAAGCTGTGAGGCGGGGGAAATGGAAGGCTATAAAACTTGGGGTTTTTGGCAACGACGAGCCTGTGCTTGAACTTTATGATCTTAGTGTTGATATAGGGGAGGATAATAATATTGCTGCACAAAACCCAGCTAAAGTTAAGGAACTGGAGGTATTGATGGATTCGGCACATAGACCAAATCCTGTTTTTGGTTTATTCCCTTCTGAAAGAAAGCAAGGGGATTAA
- a CDS encoding bifunctional aldolase/short-chain dehydrogenase codes for MSITTQNFKHVSYLWDDAVASRLEGKEVDLLIYRSNILGADLRITNYGGGNTSCKTYESDPLTNEQVEVMWVKGSGGDIGTLTKAGLAGLYVDKLRALKDIYRGLEFEDEMVELFNHCIYDLKSKAPSIDTPLHSFLPFKHIDHLHPDAAIAIAAAKDGEQITQDLWNGQIAWVPWQKPGFDLGLQLKQALDENPGIRGIMLGGHGLFTWGDTAYECYINSLEVIETASEYLTQNYGKKRPVFGGEKIQSLAPEKRKSQAAKLAPLLRGLASSENLMVGTFTDAPEVLQFINSNDLGKLAPMGTSCPDHFLRTKISPLVLDIAADTELADPSTLKEKLEAAFQSYREMYADYYKRHKHANSPAMRDPNPVIIIWPGVGMFSYAKNKQTSRVASEFYINAINVMRGAEAVSEYVSLPLQEAFNIEYWLLEEAKLQRMPKEQPLSRKVALVTGSAGGIGLAIAEKYIQEGACVVVTDIDGDRLLQTSDALLKKYGKDAFLAVKLDVTDNKSLEAAIEATCLQFGGVDIVVNNAGISISKTFEDHTDQDWDKLNNILVMGQYHISKAGVKIMKLQGHGGDIVNIASKNGLVAGPKNVAYGTAKAAQLHMSRLMAAELAEDKIKVNVVNPDAVIENSNIWEGGWGENRAKAYGIEVKDLPQFYANRTLLKESVKTSDIANAAFVFVSGQLGKTTGNMLNVDGGLAAAFPR; via the coding sequence ATGAGCATAACAACACAAAACTTTAAGCATGTAAGTTACCTCTGGGATGATGCAGTAGCATCCAGACTCGAGGGCAAAGAAGTTGATCTTCTTATTTACCGGTCTAATATACTTGGAGCCGATCTTAGAATAACCAATTACGGCGGAGGAAACACCAGCTGTAAAACCTACGAATCCGACCCGCTTACCAATGAGCAGGTAGAGGTAATGTGGGTAAAAGGCTCGGGTGGGGATATCGGAACTCTTACAAAAGCCGGACTTGCGGGACTGTATGTAGATAAGCTTCGAGCTTTGAAAGACATCTATAGAGGTTTGGAATTTGAAGATGAAATGGTAGAACTTTTCAATCACTGCATCTACGACCTGAAGTCTAAAGCACCTTCCATTGATACTCCTTTACACTCTTTTTTACCATTCAAACATATAGATCACCTTCACCCTGATGCAGCGATTGCTATTGCCGCAGCAAAAGACGGAGAGCAGATCACTCAGGATCTTTGGAATGGTCAGATCGCTTGGGTGCCTTGGCAAAAGCCGGGTTTTGATCTAGGTCTGCAATTGAAGCAAGCGCTTGATGAAAATCCCGGAATCCGTGGTATAATGCTCGGTGGTCACGGACTGTTTACTTGGGGGGACACAGCTTATGAATGCTATATCAACAGTCTGGAAGTGATAGAAACCGCTTCAGAATACCTGACTCAGAATTACGGCAAGAAAAGACCCGTTTTCGGCGGCGAAAAAATACAGTCTCTAGCCCCTGAAAAGAGAAAAAGTCAAGCAGCTAAACTGGCACCACTGCTAAGAGGCCTTGCTTCTTCAGAAAACCTAATGGTAGGCACTTTCACTGATGCTCCGGAAGTACTTCAATTTATAAACAGTAATGATCTTGGCAAATTGGCTCCAATGGGAACCAGCTGTCCAGATCACTTTTTGAGGACAAAAATCTCTCCTTTGGTGTTGGATATTGCAGCAGACACGGAGCTGGCTGATCCATCTACTTTAAAAGAAAAATTGGAAGCGGCTTTTCAAAGTTACAGAGAAATGTATGCAGATTACTACAAGAGGCACAAGCATGCCAATAGTCCGGCAATGCGTGACCCAAATCCTGTAATCATCATCTGGCCGGGTGTAGGGATGTTCAGCTACGCTAAGAACAAACAAACCAGCCGGGTAGCGAGTGAATTCTATATCAATGCTATCAACGTAATGCGTGGTGCGGAAGCTGTTTCTGAATATGTTTCTTTACCACTTCAGGAAGCATTCAATATTGAATATTGGCTGCTGGAAGAAGCTAAGCTTCAGAGAATGCCAAAAGAGCAGCCGCTTTCAAGAAAAGTAGCATTGGTGACCGGAAGTGCCGGTGGTATAGGCTTGGCTATCGCTGAGAAATACATTCAGGAAGGTGCCTGTGTAGTTGTAACAGATATCGACGGAGACAGACTACTGCAGACCAGCGATGCGCTTTTGAAGAAATACGGCAAGGATGCTTTCTTGGCGGTAAAACTGGATGTTACTGATAACAAAAGCTTGGAAGCTGCCATTGAAGCTACTTGTCTGCAATTTGGCGGAGTGGATATCGTGGTGAACAATGCCGGAATCTCTATAAGCAAAACCTTCGAAGACCACACCGATCAAGACTGGGACAAACTGAATAACATCTTGGTAATGGGTCAATACCACATTTCCAAAGCAGGTGTCAAAATCATGAAGCTTCAGGGTCATGGTGGGGATATTGTGAACATTGCAAGCAAAAACGGATTGGTAGCCGGGCCAAAAAACGTGGCTTACGGAACCGCCAAAGCGGCGCAGCTCCACATGTCAAGATTAATGGCTGCCGAACTGGCCGAGGACAAAATTAAAGTCAATGTTGTGAATCCTGATGCCGTAATCGAAAACTCAAATATTTGGGAAGGCGGATGGGGTGAAAACCGTGCCAAAGCTTACGGTATTGAAGTCAAGGACTTGCCTCAGTTCTATGCCAACCGAACGCTATTAAAAGAAAGTGTAAAAACCAGCGATATCGCAAACGCAGCTTTCGTCTTTGTAAGCGGTCAGCTCGGCAAAACCACCGGAAATATGCTTAATGTGGATGGCGGACTAGCCGCTGCATTCCCTAGATAG
- a CDS encoding transmembrane 220 family protein: MKFNRIFFGLWIFIFALFAYWQFNDPDPEVWVSIYGVAMLFCLMGSRGIFPKIPLTVVVVACLLGSVYFYPGGIGDWIAQEVEQQDLTMKTPQMEEARETFGLLIVALVLSPALWKAWSNKG, from the coding sequence ATGAAATTTAACAGAATCTTTTTCGGACTATGGATTTTCATCTTTGCGCTTTTTGCTTATTGGCAATTCAATGATCCTGATCCAGAGGTCTGGGTGAGTATTTATGGGGTGGCTATGTTGTTTTGCCTGATGGGGTCCCGTGGGATTTTCCCTAAGATCCCGCTTACTGTGGTGGTGGTGGCATGTTTGCTAGGTTCTGTTTACTTTTATCCAGGGGGAATAGGCGATTGGATCGCGCAAGAGGTGGAGCAGCAAGATCTTACTATGAAAACACCCCAAATGGAGGAAGCACGTGAGACTTTTGGACTTTTGATTGTGGCTTTGGTACTAAGTCCGGCACTTTGGAAAGCCTGGAGCAATAAGGGTTAG